The Lytechinus pictus isolate F3 Inbred chromosome 17, Lp3.0, whole genome shotgun sequence genome contains a region encoding:
- the LOC129279826 gene encoding tRNA selenocysteine 1-associated protein 1-like: protein MAGRSASSLWMGDIDQYMDERVIAEAFSMMGEHVLSVKLLKDHKTGQNRNYCFVELTSKEAVPLALRKLTGLPLPNYPAKRFKLNYSLRDQGNTFQTAGQAAPSSTPSPYGKEFSIYVGNLNTSTTDEELLALFSHYKSIKEAKIVRDDSQNSKGFGFVRFFNDTDQEAAIMQMNGAVGPMGVTLKVDRAQPKNRDMNSGGTTGGMMPMASGATIAAYANQYQTTQYPYQGGMDPYSAYSQMGQQMPQQQQAYQPPVQATPTPAQQTPTSHPAQQPAAAAAKNEEDDETLEDHSAPVNMVATNLAYIQANQDFYKKLAESRWHPITSYSATIEEVCK, encoded by the exons ATTGATCAGTACATGGACGAGAGGGTGATCGCTGAAGCCTTCAGTATGATGGGAGAACATGTTTTATCGGTTAAACTTCTCAAAGATCACAAGACTGG GCAGAACAGGAATTATTGTTTTGTTGAGTTGACAAGTAAGGAAGCCGTCCCCTTGGCTCTCAGAAAACTTACTGGTTTGCCGCTACCAAACTATCCTGCA AAGCGATTCAAGTTGAATTATTCTCTTCGAGACCAAGGCAACACATTCCAAACGGCAGGACAAGCCGCCCCATCCAGTACTCCAAGTCCATATGG taAAGAGTTCTCCATCTACGTTGGTAACCTCAACACAAGTACAACTGATGAAGAATTATTAGCCCTCTTCTCACATTACAAATCTATCAAGGAAGCAAAGA TTGTCCGAGATGATAGCCAGAATTCCAAGGGCTTTGGCTTTGTACGTTTCTTCAATGATACTGACCAAGAAGCAGCTATCATGCAGATGAATGGAGCCGTAGGTCCCATGGGTGTCACATTGAAAGTAGACAGAgctcagccaaaaaa TAGGGATATGAATTCCGGGGGAACAACCGGCGGTATGATGCCCATGGCTAGTGGGGCAACGATTGCAGCTTATGCCAACCAGTACCAGACCACCCAGTATCCCTACCAAGGTGGTATGGATCCATATTCAGCTTACTCACAGATGGGTCAACAGATGCCGCAGCAGCAGCAGGCCTATCAACCTCCAGTCCAAGCTACCCCTACTCCAGCCCAGCAGACACCCACGTCACATCCTGCTCAGCAACCGGCTGCTGCTGCCGCCAAG AACGAAGAAGATGATGAGACTCTTGAAG ATCACAGTGCACCGGTGAACATGGTAGCAACGAACCTAGCCTACATTCAAGCCAACCAAGATTTTTACAAGAAGCTCGCCGAGTCCCGTTGGCATCCTATCACCTCCTACTCAGCCACAATAGAAGAAGTCTGTAAATAG